From one Vanacampus margaritifer isolate UIUO_Vmar chromosome 12, RoL_Vmar_1.0, whole genome shotgun sequence genomic stretch:
- the LOC144061712 gene encoding uncharacterized protein LOC144061712 isoform X1 has translation MSVKRKKSGLMISWQKSFSVLAPWRKGKGARDTVLDSAVVLTKMKRLGNFNERLSGMDDFPSTLSTASQHKISSHSKDSLVDQTYTSADDLSDIFSGSPLTRLYKFESEDSGVELSSGNSPSTPTGSDQNFAVHSRESSCDSSHLNSDPSTRSDEQTRHKQSSDISQSKVEIGSSVSRTELRVCEDLEMDQRSAPQVNAEGDEEMIGTLEKTDNLSGGKRSLPETFNNKAGDDVETFKGIGTCDNFDKYVDKCCILSETQRSSSNLLGSGLGYLEHICQLIEKIGQLQENNLRLQRKICRLQKDGRMAKTKEDFFRHHCSCGATTLAFEDIGDVLSCSGTLSDLSTIPEVSRHPLVSSQSNTKCGRLTPIPLWKKRMSYNEGDVFLHESTEGFSIPHRPICIECFGPMYQLGDCDTWGGVKDLVKKTNMRNKSKLGLTNTSLKMSCPQLYRPDLGHKEPADPNRNSMIVLGHPDKLYLPWLQ, from the exons GCAAAGGAGCCCGAGACACCGTTCTGGACAGCGCCGTTGTGCTGACAAAAATGAAGCGACTCGGCAACTTCAATGAAAGGCTTTCAGGGATGGACGACTTTCCTTCCACCCTCTCCACAGCTTCTCAACACAAGATCTCATCTCACTCCAAAGACTCTTTGGTGGATCAAACATACACGAGTGCAGACGACCTGTCAGACATTTTCTCGGGCTCTCCGCTGACCAGGCTGTACAAGTTTGAGTCCGAAGACTCCGGAGTGGAGTTGTCGAGTGGCAACTCTCCATCGACTCCGACGGGCTCCGACCAGAACTTTGCCGTCCACAGTCGTGAGTCATCCTGTGACTCCTCTCATTTAAACTCGGACCCTTCGACACGTTCCGATGAGCAAACGAGACATAAACAGAGCTCGGACATTTCGCAGTCAAAGGTTGAGATCGGCTCTTCGGTTTCAAGAACTGAACTGCGCGTTTGTGAAGATCTGGAAATGGATCAGCGTAGCGCACCACAAGTAAACGCTGAGGGTGACGAGGAGATGATCGGAACGCTTGAGAAGACGGACAACCTCAGCGGTGGGAAACGATCATTACCAGAAACCTTTAATAACAAGGCAGGCGATGACGTGGAGACTTTTAAGGGAATTGGAACCTGCGACAACTTTGACAAGTACGTGGACAAATGCTGCATACTCAGTGAG ACACAGCGATCAAGCTCCAATCTTTTGGGGTCAGGACTCGGGTACTTGGAGCACATCTGCCAGCTCATCGAGAAAATCGGCCAATTGCAGGAGAACAACCTTCGGCTTCAGAGGAAGATCTGCCGCTTGCAGAAGGATGGCAGGATGGCAAAGACTAAAGAG GACTTCTTCCGACACCATTGCAGCTGTGGTGCCACCACTCTGGCCTTTGAGGACATTGGCGATGTTTTGTCATGCAGTGGGACACTCTCGGATCTGTCCACTATACCAGAGGTGTCGCGGCACCCACTCGTATCATCCCAGAGTA ACACGAAATGCGGCAGATTGACACCAATCCCcctctggaaaaaaagaatgagtTACAACGAGGGCGATGTTTTCCTCCATGAAAGCACCGAAGGGTTTTCCATCCCTCATCGGCCG atttgtattgaATGTTTTGGTCCTATGTATCAGCTGGGTGATTGCGACACATGGGGCGGAGTCAAGGACCTGGTGAAGAAAACTAATATGAGGAACAAGAGCAAACTGGGATTAACCAACACCTCACTGAAGATGTCTTGTCCACAACTCTACAG GCCTGATCTGGGGCACAAGGAACCTGCTGACCCGAACAGGAACTCCATGATTGTCTTGGGACACCCCGACAAATTGTACCTCCCGTGGCTACAATAA
- the LOC144061712 gene encoding uncharacterized protein LOC144061712 isoform X2, whose translation MSVKRKKSGLMISWQKSFSVLAPWRKGKGARDTVLDSAVVLTKMKRLGNFNERLSGMDDFPSTLSTASQHKISSHSKDSLVDQTYTSADDLSDIFSGSPLTRLYKFESEDSGVELSSGNSPSTPTGSDQNFAVHSRESSCDSSHLNSDPSTRSDEQTRHKQSSDISQSKVEIGSSVSRTELRVCEDLEMDQRSAPQVNAEGDEEMIGTLEKTDNLSGGKRSLPETFNNKAGDDVETFKGIGTCDNFDKYVDKCCILSETQRSSSNLLGSGLGYLEHICQLIEKIGQLQENNLRLQRKICRLQKDGRMAKTKEDFFRHHCSCGATTLAFEDIGDVLSCSGTLSDLSTIPEVSRHPLVSSQSNTKCGRLTPIPLWKKRMSYNEGDVFLHESTEGFSIPHRPLGDCDTWGGVKDLVKKTNMRNKSKLGLTNTSLKMSCPQLYRPDLGHKEPADPNRNSMIVLGHPDKLYLPWLQ comes from the exons GCAAAGGAGCCCGAGACACCGTTCTGGACAGCGCCGTTGTGCTGACAAAAATGAAGCGACTCGGCAACTTCAATGAAAGGCTTTCAGGGATGGACGACTTTCCTTCCACCCTCTCCACAGCTTCTCAACACAAGATCTCATCTCACTCCAAAGACTCTTTGGTGGATCAAACATACACGAGTGCAGACGACCTGTCAGACATTTTCTCGGGCTCTCCGCTGACCAGGCTGTACAAGTTTGAGTCCGAAGACTCCGGAGTGGAGTTGTCGAGTGGCAACTCTCCATCGACTCCGACGGGCTCCGACCAGAACTTTGCCGTCCACAGTCGTGAGTCATCCTGTGACTCCTCTCATTTAAACTCGGACCCTTCGACACGTTCCGATGAGCAAACGAGACATAAACAGAGCTCGGACATTTCGCAGTCAAAGGTTGAGATCGGCTCTTCGGTTTCAAGAACTGAACTGCGCGTTTGTGAAGATCTGGAAATGGATCAGCGTAGCGCACCACAAGTAAACGCTGAGGGTGACGAGGAGATGATCGGAACGCTTGAGAAGACGGACAACCTCAGCGGTGGGAAACGATCATTACCAGAAACCTTTAATAACAAGGCAGGCGATGACGTGGAGACTTTTAAGGGAATTGGAACCTGCGACAACTTTGACAAGTACGTGGACAAATGCTGCATACTCAGTGAG ACACAGCGATCAAGCTCCAATCTTTTGGGGTCAGGACTCGGGTACTTGGAGCACATCTGCCAGCTCATCGAGAAAATCGGCCAATTGCAGGAGAACAACCTTCGGCTTCAGAGGAAGATCTGCCGCTTGCAGAAGGATGGCAGGATGGCAAAGACTAAAGAG GACTTCTTCCGACACCATTGCAGCTGTGGTGCCACCACTCTGGCCTTTGAGGACATTGGCGATGTTTTGTCATGCAGTGGGACACTCTCGGATCTGTCCACTATACCAGAGGTGTCGCGGCACCCACTCGTATCATCCCAGAGTA ACACGAAATGCGGCAGATTGACACCAATCCCcctctggaaaaaaagaatgagtTACAACGAGGGCGATGTTTTCCTCCATGAAAGCACCGAAGGGTTTTCCATCCCTCATCGGCCG CTGGGTGATTGCGACACATGGGGCGGAGTCAAGGACCTGGTGAAGAAAACTAATATGAGGAACAAGAGCAAACTGGGATTAACCAACACCTCACTGAAGATGTCTTGTCCACAACTCTACAG GCCTGATCTGGGGCACAAGGAACCTGCTGACCCGAACAGGAACTCCATGATTGTCTTGGGACACCCCGACAAATTGTACCTCCCGTGGCTACAATAA